A genomic window from Massilia sp. METH4 includes:
- a CDS encoding D-amino acid dehydrogenase, with the protein MKHIAVIGAGVTGVTTAYALARRGFSVTIVERHRYPAMETSYANGGQLSASHAEAWNHVATVRKGLKWMTQPDAPLLLHPAPTWHKVSWLARFVAAIPRYRENTVALARMAVAARAHLFAWAEEEGIEFDLRREGILHLYRDKAGFEHARRVSRLLAEAGLVRQAVTPSEMRAIEPALTGTYYGGCYTDSDSSGDIHRFTSGLAAACVHRGVRLLCEHDVLGLAPYDGGVTLTLGHAGGTDIGRFDAAVICAGTASRALGRMAGDRIDVYPVKGYSITVHLGDAASRAAAPTVSLVDDAPKLVASRFGAHRFRVAGTAEFAGFDRDIRHDRIRPLVDWVRREFPGVNTADIKPWAGLRPMMPDLLPKVGKGRAPRVFYNTGHGHLGWTLAAATAEEVASEIGDVVGMPRKTGVAHLLADVVR; encoded by the coding sequence ATGAAACACATCGCAGTCATCGGCGCCGGCGTTACCGGTGTCACCACGGCGTATGCGCTGGCGCGCCGCGGCTTTTCGGTCACAATCGTCGAGCGGCACCGCTATCCGGCCATGGAAACGTCGTATGCCAACGGCGGGCAGTTGTCTGCGTCGCACGCGGAGGCGTGGAATCACGTGGCGACGGTGCGCAAGGGCTTGAAGTGGATGACGCAGCCGGATGCGCCGCTGTTGCTGCACCCGGCGCCTACCTGGCACAAGGTGTCTTGGCTGGCGCGCTTCGTGGCGGCGATTCCCCGCTATCGCGAGAACACGGTGGCGCTGGCGCGCATGGCGGTGGCGGCGCGCGCCCACCTGTTCGCGTGGGCGGAGGAGGAGGGCATCGAGTTCGACCTGCGCCGCGAAGGCATCCTGCACCTGTATCGCGACAAGGCGGGCTTCGAGCATGCGCGGCGAGTATCGCGGCTGCTGGCCGAGGCGGGTCTGGTGCGCCAGGCCGTTACGCCATCGGAGATGCGCGCCATCGAACCGGCGCTCACGGGAACCTACTATGGCGGCTGCTATACGGACAGCGACAGCAGCGGCGACATCCACCGCTTCACCAGCGGCCTGGCGGCGGCCTGCGTGCACCGCGGCGTGCGCTTGCTGTGCGAGCACGACGTGCTGGGACTGGCGCCGTACGATGGCGGCGTCACGCTCACGCTAGGGCACGCGGGCGGTACCGACATCGGCCGCTTCGACGCCGCCGTGATCTGCGCCGGCACGGCCAGCCGCGCGCTGGGCAGGATGGCGGGCGACCGCATCGACGTCTACCCCGTCAAGGGCTACTCGATCACGGTGCACCTGGGCGACGCGGCCAGCCGGGCCGCCGCACCGACCGTCAGCCTCGTCGACGATGCGCCGAAACTGGTGGCCAGCCGCTTCGGCGCGCACCGCTTCCGCGTCGCCGGCACCGCCGAATTCGCGGGCTTCGACCGCGATATCCGCCACGACCGCATTCGCCCACTGGTCGACTGGGTGCGGCGCGAATTCCCGGGCGTGAACACGGCCGATATCAAGCCGTGGGCGGGGCTGCGGCCGATGATGCCGGACCTGCTGCCGAAAGTGGGTAAAGGAAGAGCGCCGCGCGTGTTCTACAACACGGGGCACGGGCATCTGGGGTGGACGCTGGCGGCGGCCACGGCGGAGGAGGTGGCCAGCGAAATCGGGGACGTCGTGGGGATGCCGAGGAAAACCGGTGTCGCACACCTTTTAGCGGACGTTGTCCGCTAA
- the tal gene encoding transaldolase — protein MNQLEQLKQYTKVVADTGDFQSIKAYAPRDATTNPSLILKAVQKDEYKPLLEKAVRDNPHASTSEVIDKLLIAFGGEILKVVSGRVSTEIDARLSFDVEANVAKGRELIDLYERAGFDRERVLIKIASTWEGIKAAEILEKEMIHCNLTLLFSLPQAIACAEAGVQLISPFVGRIYDWYKKQTGIDYEGAEDPGVQSVKKIYNYFRKFGYETEVMGASFRNTGQILELAGCDLLTISPELLQQLADSNEPVERKLSADNAGAMAKISVDEKTFRFMLNEDAMATEKLAEGIRAFCADSGKLKQIISGMR, from the coding sequence ATGAATCAACTCGAACAGCTCAAGCAATACACCAAAGTCGTTGCCGATACCGGCGATTTCCAGTCGATCAAGGCCTATGCGCCGCGCGACGCCACCACCAACCCCTCGCTGATCCTGAAGGCGGTGCAAAAGGATGAGTACAAGCCGCTGCTGGAAAAGGCGGTACGCGACAATCCGCACGCGTCCACCAGCGAGGTGATCGACAAGCTCCTGATCGCCTTCGGCGGCGAGATCCTGAAGGTCGTCTCCGGCCGCGTATCGACCGAGATCGATGCCCGCCTGTCGTTCGACGTGGAAGCCAACGTGGCCAAGGGCCGCGAATTGATCGACCTGTACGAGCGCGCCGGCTTCGACCGCGAGCGCGTGCTGATCAAGATCGCCTCGACCTGGGAAGGCATCAAGGCCGCCGAGATCCTGGAAAAGGAAATGATCCACTGCAACCTGACGTTGCTGTTCTCGCTGCCGCAGGCGATCGCCTGCGCCGAGGCGGGCGTGCAGCTGATCTCGCCGTTCGTTGGGCGCATCTACGACTGGTACAAGAAGCAGACCGGCATCGATTACGAGGGCGCCGAAGACCCGGGCGTGCAATCCGTGAAGAAGATCTACAACTACTTCCGCAAGTTCGGCTACGAGACCGAGGTGATGGGCGCCAGCTTCCGCAACACGGGCCAGATCCTGGAACTGGCCGGCTGCGACCTGCTGACGATCAGCCCGGAGCTGCTGCAGCAGCTGGCCGACTCCAACGAGCCGGTGGAGCGCAAGCTGTCCGCCGACAATGCCGGCGCGATGGCCAAGATCTCCGTGGACGAAAAGACCTTCCGCTTCATGCTGAACGAGGATGCGATGGCCACCGAGAAGCTGGCCGAAGGCATTCGCGCGTTCTGCGCCGATTCGGGCAAGCTGAAACAGATCATCTCGGGCATGCGCTGA
- a CDS encoding efflux RND transporter periplasmic adaptor subunit has product MRNVARRTPVAVAVLSLSLLAACGKKEEAPPAPPPPTVSVITVSPAAVPVTDELPGRVEAFRVAQVRARTPGIVLKRVFEEGSDVKAGQVLFRIDPAEFQAGFASAEAAVQKAEANLAQANLREKRYKPLLAAQAVSQQEYDDAVTAQKQAAADLATAKAARQTAGLTLGYATVTAPISGRVGRALVTEGALVGQGEATPMALVQQLDPIYVTVTQSSTELQQLRQALASGRLKSVGKDEARVTLLLETGEEYSASGKLLFSDASVDESTGTVSLRAQFPNPKRALLPGMYVRARLEQGIAEAAITVPQQAIVRGAEGSSVMIVGADNKVVAQPVKAEASTGDKWIVSEGLKGGERIIVEGFQKAKPGAPVAPQPWQPAPNGAPAPAPAAKGA; this is encoded by the coding sequence ATGAGAAATGTCGCACGCCGTACGCCTGTCGCTGTTGCAGTCCTGTCGCTCTCGTTGCTCGCCGCCTGCGGCAAGAAGGAAGAAGCTCCCCCCGCCCCGCCGCCTCCCACCGTTTCGGTGATCACCGTGTCGCCGGCCGCCGTGCCCGTGACCGATGAGCTGCCCGGCCGGGTCGAGGCATTCCGGGTGGCGCAGGTGCGGGCGCGCACGCCGGGTATCGTCTTGAAGCGCGTGTTCGAGGAAGGGTCGGACGTGAAGGCCGGCCAGGTGCTGTTCCGCATCGATCCGGCCGAATTCCAGGCCGGCTTTGCCAGCGCCGAGGCGGCCGTGCAGAAGGCCGAGGCCAATCTCGCGCAGGCCAACCTGCGGGAAAAGCGCTACAAGCCGCTGCTGGCCGCACAGGCCGTGAGCCAGCAGGAATACGACGACGCCGTGACGGCGCAGAAGCAGGCCGCCGCCGACCTGGCCACGGCCAAGGCGGCGCGCCAGACGGCCGGCCTGACCCTCGGCTATGCCACGGTGACGGCGCCGATCTCCGGCCGCGTGGGCCGGGCGCTGGTGACCGAGGGCGCCCTGGTCGGCCAGGGCGAGGCCACGCCGATGGCGCTGGTGCAGCAGCTCGACCCCATCTATGTGACCGTCACGCAATCGTCCACCGAATTGCAGCAGCTGCGCCAGGCGCTGGCCAGCGGGCGCCTGAAAAGCGTGGGCAAGGATGAAGCGCGCGTGACCCTGCTGCTGGAAACCGGCGAGGAATATTCGGCGTCCGGCAAGTTGCTGTTCTCGGATGCCTCCGTGGATGAAAGCACGGGCACCGTTTCCCTGCGGGCTCAATTCCCGAACCCGAAGCGCGCCCTGCTGCCTGGCATGTACGTGCGCGCCAGGCTCGAACAAGGTATCGCCGAAGCGGCCATCACGGTGCCGCAGCAGGCCATCGTGCGCGGCGCCGAGGGTTCGTCGGTCATGATCGTGGGCGCGGACAACAAGGTCGTCGCCCAGCCGGTGAAGGCCGAAGCCTCGACGGGCGACAAGTGGATCGTCAGCGAAGGCCTGAAGGGCGGCGAGCGCATCATCGTCGAGGGCTTCCAGAAGGCCAAGCCGGGCGCGCCCGTCGCGCCGCAGCCCTGGCAGCCGGCGCCGAACGGCGCGCCGGCCCCCGCCCCTGCCGCCAAGGGGGCTTGA
- a CDS encoding efflux RND transporter permease subunit encodes MPRFFIDRPVFAWVIALFILLGGALAITTLPVAQYPTIAPPSIVVTANYPGATAQVLDDAVTSVIEQEMNGAEGLQYVESESNAAGGVTITVTFLPGTNPDIAAVDVQNRIKRVESRLPQAVTQQGVQVNKARSNILMFVGVYSTDGRMDPIAIGDYMARNVVNEIKRIPGVGQAQLFGSERASRIWVDPNRLTGYKLNMSDVTAAIRAQNAQVTSGTIGDLPSPTTQTYQAPVVVTGQLTSVEQFSKIVLRANPDGSTVRLGDVARLELGGSSYNISARLNGQPFVAIAVQQSLTGNALETADLVKAKMDELQKFFPPGLKYTVPYDTSTFVRISIEEVVKTLLEAVLLVFIVMYVFLQSFRYTIIPTIVVPVALMGTFAVMQLAGFSINVLTMFGMVLAIGILVDDAIVVVENVERIMSEEGLSPREATRKAMSQITGAIIGITLVLIAVFVPMAFFGGAVGAIYRQFSLSMVAAMAFSALMALTLTPALCATMLKPVEKGHHVEKRGFFGWFNRSFATTATRYQGWVAKIIAHTGRYMLVFAVLLALVAWLYVRLPSSFLPNEDQGYIITNVQLPPGASRARTDAVLAQVDAYFRKQPEVARTIAVAGFSFSGNGQNAGLVFVPLKDWSERGKDQSADALAGRAFGALSGIPDAIVFPLSPPPIRELGNATGITARLQDRGSLGHAALVNARNQLLGLAGKSQVLQGLRPEGLEDAPQLRVDIDRDKAQALGVTFADINTTLSAGLGSSYVNDFNSDNRQQRVIVQAEQSRRMQPEDILRLNVRSTASGNMVPFSAFATTTWINGPVQLVRYNGYPSIRLTGNAAPGYSTGEAMDELERLAAQLPPGFGIDWTGQSLEERTSGAQAPMLFALSLLAAFLVLAALYESESIPIAVLLVVPLGVLGALLGAHLRDLPNDVYFKVGLIAIIGLSAKNAILIIEFAKDLQAQGMGLIEATLEAVHLRFRPIIMTSLAFILGVLPLVVASGAGSASQRAIGTGVMGGMITATVLAVFLVPVFFVVIRRIFKGSERQRRLAAHELDLPEAKP; translated from the coding sequence ATGCCACGCTTCTTCATCGACCGGCCCGTGTTCGCATGGGTCATCGCGCTGTTCATCCTGCTGGGCGGCGCGCTGGCCATCACCACCCTTCCCGTGGCCCAGTACCCCACGATCGCGCCGCCTTCGATCGTGGTCACGGCCAACTATCCCGGTGCCACCGCCCAGGTGCTCGACGACGCCGTGACCAGCGTGATCGAGCAGGAAATGAACGGCGCCGAAGGCTTGCAGTACGTGGAATCGGAAAGCAACGCGGCCGGCGGCGTGACGATCACCGTCACCTTCCTGCCCGGCACCAATCCCGATATCGCGGCGGTGGACGTGCAGAACCGCATCAAGCGCGTGGAATCCCGGCTGCCGCAGGCGGTCACGCAACAGGGGGTGCAGGTCAACAAGGCGCGCTCGAACATCCTGATGTTCGTGGGCGTGTACTCGACGGATGGCAGGATGGACCCGATCGCGATCGGGGACTACATGGCACGCAACGTCGTCAACGAGATCAAGCGTATTCCGGGCGTGGGCCAGGCCCAGTTGTTCGGCTCCGAACGGGCGTCGCGGATATGGGTCGATCCCAACAGGCTCACCGGCTACAAGCTGAACATGAGCGACGTGACAGCGGCCATCCGCGCGCAGAACGCGCAGGTCACGTCCGGCACGATCGGCGACCTGCCCAGCCCCACCACGCAGACTTACCAGGCGCCCGTGGTGGTGACGGGCCAGCTCACCTCCGTCGAGCAATTCTCCAAGATCGTGCTGCGCGCGAACCCGGACGGCTCCACCGTGCGCCTCGGCGACGTGGCCCGGCTCGAACTGGGCGGCTCGAGCTACAACATCAGCGCGCGCCTGAACGGCCAACCCTTCGTGGCGATCGCCGTGCAGCAATCCCTGACCGGCAACGCGCTGGAGACGGCCGACCTGGTGAAGGCCAAGATGGATGAGCTGCAAAAGTTCTTTCCCCCGGGCCTGAAGTACACAGTACCCTACGATACCTCGACCTTCGTGCGCATCTCCATCGAGGAAGTGGTGAAGACGCTGCTCGAGGCCGTGCTGCTGGTGTTCATCGTGATGTACGTGTTCCTGCAGAGCTTCCGCTACACGATCATTCCCACCATCGTGGTGCCGGTGGCGCTGATGGGCACCTTCGCGGTGATGCAGCTGGCGGGTTTCTCGATCAACGTGCTGACGATGTTCGGCATGGTGCTGGCGATCGGCATCCTGGTCGACGATGCCATCGTGGTCGTCGAGAACGTGGAACGCATCATGAGCGAGGAAGGCCTGTCGCCCCGCGAGGCGACGCGCAAGGCGATGTCGCAGATCACCGGCGCGATCATCGGCATCACGCTGGTGCTGATCGCGGTGTTCGTGCCGATGGCGTTCTTCGGCGGTGCGGTGGGCGCGATCTACCGCCAGTTCTCGCTGTCGATGGTGGCAGCCATGGCGTTTTCCGCCCTGATGGCGCTGACCCTCACGCCGGCGCTGTGCGCCACCATGCTCAAACCCGTCGAGAAGGGCCACCACGTGGAAAAGCGCGGCTTCTTCGGCTGGTTCAACCGATCCTTCGCCACCACGGCGACACGCTACCAGGGCTGGGTGGCGAAGATCATCGCACACACCGGGCGCTACATGCTGGTTTTCGCCGTGCTCCTGGCGCTGGTGGCCTGGCTGTATGTGCGCCTGCCGTCGTCGTTCCTGCCGAACGAGGACCAGGGCTATATCATCACCAACGTGCAGTTGCCGCCAGGGGCCTCGCGCGCCCGTACCGACGCCGTGCTGGCGCAGGTGGACGCCTATTTCCGCAAGCAGCCGGAAGTGGCGCGCACCATCGCCGTGGCGGGCTTCTCGTTCTCGGGCAACGGCCAGAATGCCGGCCTGGTATTCGTGCCGCTGAAGGATTGGTCGGAGCGCGGCAAGGACCAGTCGGCCGATGCGCTGGCCGGGCGCGCGTTCGGCGCGCTGTCCGGCATACCGGACGCGATCGTGTTCCCGCTGTCGCCGCCGCCGATCCGCGAGCTGGGCAACGCCACCGGCATCACGGCGCGGCTGCAGGACCGCGGCTCGCTCGGCCACGCGGCGCTGGTGAACGCGCGCAACCAGCTGCTCGGCCTGGCCGGCAAGAGCCAGGTGCTGCAAGGCCTGCGGCCCGAGGGGCTCGAAGACGCACCGCAGCTGCGGGTGGACATCGACCGCGACAAGGCGCAGGCGCTGGGAGTGACCTTCGCCGACATCAACACCACGCTGTCGGCCGGACTGGGCTCCTCCTACGTCAATGACTTCAACAGCGATAACCGCCAGCAACGCGTGATCGTGCAGGCGGAGCAGAGCCGCCGCATGCAGCCGGAAGACATCCTGCGCCTGAACGTGCGCTCCACCGCGAGTGGGAACATGGTGCCGTTCTCCGCCTTCGCCACGACCACCTGGATCAACGGCCCGGTGCAGCTGGTGCGCTACAACGGCTACCCGTCGATCAGGCTGACGGGCAATGCGGCGCCGGGGTACAGCACCGGCGAGGCGATGGACGAGCTGGAACGCCTGGCGGCCCAGCTGCCCCCCGGCTTCGGCATCGACTGGACCGGCCAGTCGCTCGAAGAGCGCACCTCGGGCGCGCAGGCGCCGATGCTGTTCGCCCTGTCGCTGCTGGCGGCCTTCCTCGTGCTGGCGGCCCTGTACGAAAGCGAGTCGATCCCGATCGCCGTGCTGCTGGTGGTGCCGCTGGGGGTCCTGGGCGCCCTGCTCGGCGCCCACCTGCGCGACCTGCCGAACGACGTGTACTTCAAGGTGGGCCTGATCGCGATCATCGGCCTCTCGGCCAAGAACGCGATCCTGATCATCGAATTCGCCAAGGACCTGCAGGCGCAGGGCATGGGCCTGATCGAAGCCACCCTGGAAGCGGTGCACCTGCGCTTCCGCCCCATCATCATGACGTCGCTCGCCTTCATCCTGGGCGTGCTGCCGCTGGTGGTGGCCAGCGGCGCCGGGTCGGCCAGCCAGCGCGCCATCGGCACCGGCGTGATGGGCGGCATGATCACGGCCACCGTGCTGGCTGTGTTCCTCGTGCCCGTGTTCTTCGTCGTGATCCGCCGCATCTTCAAGGGCAGCGAGCGGCAACGCCGCCTCGCCGCCCATGAACTCGACCTGCCGGAGGCCAAGCCATGA
- a CDS encoding efflux transporter outer membrane subunit, with product MKLTILGALLTAAALSACSLAPKYERPAAPVAAGFPAAPPAADGKGEPQPPADARSAADTGWREFFPDGRLQSLIATALDNNRDLRTAALRIEEARAAYRIARADQLPNLNGTLSGTRARTPGFANPSTGQPAIAERFDAGLSISAFELDFFGRVRSLSEAALASYLATDEARQAAQISLVAEVAKAYFTERAYAEQLALAQRTYEARRRTYELTRQRLEAGASSLLDLRSNETLMETARASALALARQRAQAENALTLLVGVPATASADNAPMVDDAQIDAMSAVPAGLPSDLITRRPDIRAAEQRLLAANANIGAARAAFFPRISLTAAIGSASPEFSQLFDSGNDTWSFVPQLTLPIFTAGRNSANLDLAEARKNIAVVDYERTIQTAFREVADALAARSYLGDQVAAQRAIQDAQAERLRLLTLRFENGVASSLDVLDAQRELFAAEQQLVQARLLRTTSAIDLYRALGGGLR from the coding sequence ATGAAATTGACGATCCTGGGTGCCTTGCTCACCGCGGCCGCCCTGTCGGCGTGCTCGCTGGCGCCGAAATACGAACGGCCGGCCGCGCCGGTGGCCGCCGGGTTCCCCGCCGCCCCGCCCGCCGCGGACGGCAAGGGCGAGCCGCAGCCGCCGGCCGATGCCAGGAGCGCCGCCGATACGGGCTGGCGCGAATTCTTCCCGGATGGCCGGTTGCAATCGCTGATCGCCACGGCACTGGACAACAACCGCGACCTGCGCACGGCCGCGCTGCGCATCGAGGAGGCGCGCGCCGCGTACCGCATCGCGCGCGCGGACCAGTTGCCGAACCTGAACGGCACGCTGTCCGGCACCCGCGCCCGCACGCCTGGCTTCGCGAATCCTTCCACCGGACAGCCGGCGATTGCGGAGCGTTTCGATGCCGGGCTGTCGATTTCCGCCTTCGAGCTGGACTTCTTCGGCCGCGTGCGCAGCCTTTCCGAAGCGGCGCTGGCGAGCTACCTCGCCACCGACGAAGCGCGCCAGGCGGCCCAGATCAGCCTCGTGGCCGAAGTGGCGAAGGCCTATTTCACCGAGCGCGCCTATGCCGAGCAGCTGGCGCTGGCGCAGCGCACCTACGAGGCGCGGCGCCGCACGTACGAACTGACGCGGCAGCGGCTGGAAGCGGGCGCCTCGTCGCTGCTGGACCTGCGTTCGAACGAGACGCTGATGGAGACGGCACGCGCTTCCGCGCTGGCGCTGGCGCGGCAGCGGGCGCAGGCCGAGAACGCGCTGACACTGCTGGTGGGCGTGCCGGCCACCGCTTCCGCCGATAACGCACCGATGGTGGACGACGCGCAGATCGACGCAATGAGCGCCGTGCCTGCCGGCCTGCCGTCGGACCTGATCACGCGCCGGCCGGATATCCGCGCCGCCGAGCAGCGCCTGCTGGCGGCGAATGCCAACATCGGCGCCGCCCGCGCGGCCTTCTTCCCGCGCATCTCGCTGACGGCGGCAATCGGCAGCGCCAGCCCCGAGTTCTCGCAACTGTTCGACAGCGGCAACGACACGTGGTCGTTCGTCCCGCAACTGACCTTGCCGATCTTCACGGCCGGCCGCAACAGCGCCAACCTGGACCTGGCCGAGGCGCGCAAGAACATCGCCGTCGTCGACTACGAGCGCACCATCCAGACCGCGTTCCGCGAGGTGGCCGACGCGCTGGCCGCGCGCAGCTACCTGGGCGACCAGGTGGCAGCGCAGCGGGCGATCCAGGACGCCCAGGCCGAGCGGCTGCGCCTGCTCACGCTGCGCTTCGAGAACGGCGTGGCCAGCTCGCTGGACGTGCTGGACGCCCAACGCGAGCTGTTCGCCGCCGAGCAGCAGCTGGTGCAGGCGCGCCTGTTGCGCACGACCAGCGCGATCGATCTTTATCGGGCCCTGGGCGGCGGCTTGCGCTGA
- a CDS encoding patatin-like phospholipase family protein, whose protein sequence is MDSPITLRLGPRARQRIAADGLNPADIAIIPAAAGGPKGLILNGIDTWLFGDWLPRAPRERRLIGASIGAWRMAAGAFADPVAAHKRLAYHYAHQTYPAKVDAAYVTRTVRGMLEEVLGGHGGDVMAHPHHRLTVITARGIGPLASAGGVRWREMAGFLRAAAGNAVSRSRLAGAMERVLFHDARDDAAWLRERYDAFASHFVGLREDNLRGALLASGSIPLVLEAVQGIAGAPPGAYWDGGLIDYHLHLPYQRDPGLVLYPHFTDYIVPGWLDKSMPWRRARAASGNLALDNVILVSPSPSFVARLPNRKLPDRNDFKHYGQDHAARIRDWTFAIGESERMAEALARWVEKPDVSLATAF, encoded by the coding sequence ATGGACTCCCCGATCACCCTCCGCCTCGGCCCACGCGCGCGCCAGCGCATCGCTGCCGATGGCCTGAACCCCGCCGACATCGCCATCATCCCCGCCGCGGCCGGCGGCCCGAAAGGCTTGATCCTCAATGGCATCGACACCTGGCTGTTCGGCGACTGGCTGCCGCGCGCGCCGCGCGAGCGCCGGCTGATCGGCGCGTCGATCGGTGCATGGCGCATGGCGGCCGGCGCATTCGCCGATCCGGTCGCCGCGCACAAGCGGCTTGCGTATCACTACGCGCACCAGACCTATCCGGCGAAAGTCGATGCGGCTTATGTCACGCGCACGGTGCGCGGCATGCTCGAGGAAGTGCTGGGCGGGCATGGCGGGGATGTGATGGCGCACCCGCATCACCGGCTCACCGTCATCACGGCGCGCGGCATCGGTCCGCTGGCCAGTGCCGGCGGCGTGCGCTGGCGCGAAATGGCGGGTTTCCTGCGCGCGGCGGCAGGCAATGCGGTGTCGCGCAGCCGGCTGGCCGGCGCGATGGAGCGCGTGCTGTTCCACGATGCGCGCGACGATGCCGCCTGGCTGCGCGAACGCTACGATGCCTTCGCCTCGCACTTCGTCGGCCTGCGCGAAGACAATTTGCGGGGCGCGCTGCTGGCATCCGGCTCGATCCCGCTCGTGCTCGAAGCGGTGCAGGGCATCGCCGGCGCCCCGCCGGGGGCCTATTGGGACGGCGGCCTGATCGACTACCACCTGCACCTGCCCTACCAGCGCGACCCCGGCCTGGTGCTGTACCCGCACTTCACCGATTACATCGTGCCCGGCTGGCTGGACAAATCGATGCCGTGGCGCCGCGCCCGCGCGGCATCCGGCAACCTGGCACTGGACAACGTGATCCTCGTCAGCCCGTCGCCCTCTTTCGTGGCCCGGCTGCCGAACCGCAAGCTGCCGGACCGGAACGACTTCAAGCACTACGGGCAAGACCACGCCGCGCGCATCCGGGACTGGACGTTTGCGATCGGCGAAAGCGAGCGAATGGCCGAGGCGCTGGCCAGGTGGGTGGAAAAGCCGGACGTTAGCCTCGCCACGGCGTTCTAG
- the hemW gene encoding radical SAM family heme chaperone HemW, which yields MIPIKPAGAAAKPARTIDAAAGVAAQYLQPGALNLAALPPLSLYVHWPWCVRKCPYCDFNSHEAKGDVPEKEYLDALRLDLEMALPLIWGRKIHTVFIGGGTPSLMSAAALDRLMSDLRTLLPLDGAAEITMEANPGTFEQEKFRSYRESGINRLSIGIQSFNAGHLQALGRIHDDGEARRAVEIALSTFDNFNLDLMYALPRQTLEEARADLATALSFQPPHLSLYHLTMEPNTVFAKYPPELPDDDTSADMQDLVAEMTAAAGYGHYEVSAYARPGHQARHNLNYWQFGDYLGIGAGAHSKLSFPHRVLRQARYKQPKSYMEQVANGTPVQDEHEIARADMGFEFMLNALRLQEGFAPNLFTERTGLALNTIEKQLNAAEAKGLIYRDHTVIRPTELGHRFLNDLQQIFLA from the coding sequence ATGATCCCCATCAAACCCGCTGGCGCAGCAGCGAAGCCGGCGCGCACCATCGATGCCGCGGCCGGCGTTGCCGCGCAATACCTGCAACCGGGCGCGCTGAACCTGGCGGCGCTGCCGCCGCTGTCGCTGTACGTGCACTGGCCGTGGTGCGTGCGCAAATGCCCGTATTGCGACTTCAACTCGCACGAGGCAAAGGGCGACGTGCCGGAGAAGGAATACCTGGACGCGCTGCGCCTCGACCTGGAGATGGCGCTGCCGCTGATCTGGGGTCGCAAGATCCATACGGTGTTCATCGGCGGGGGCACGCCCAGCCTGATGTCGGCCGCGGCGCTGGACCGGTTGATGTCCGACCTGCGCACCTTGTTGCCGCTGGACGGCGCCGCCGAGATCACGATGGAAGCCAATCCCGGCACCTTCGAGCAGGAGAAATTCCGCAGCTACCGCGAAAGCGGCATCAACCGGCTGTCGATCGGCATCCAGAGCTTCAACGCAGGGCATCTGCAGGCGCTGGGCCGCATCCACGACGATGGCGAGGCCCGGCGGGCGGTGGAGATTGCGTTGTCCACCTTCGACAACTTCAACCTCGACCTGATGTACGCGCTGCCGCGGCAAACGCTGGAAGAGGCGCGTGCCGACCTGGCCACGGCGCTGTCATTCCAGCCGCCGCACCTGTCGCTGTACCACCTGACGATGGAACCGAACACGGTGTTCGCGAAGTACCCGCCGGAGCTGCCGGACGACGACACCAGTGCCGACATGCAGGATCTCGTCGCCGAGATGACGGCCGCCGCGGGCTACGGGCACTACGAAGTCTCGGCGTACGCGCGGCCCGGCCACCAGGCGCGCCACAACCTGAACTACTGGCAGTTCGGCGACTACCTGGGCATCGGCGCCGGCGCGCATTCGAAGCTGTCGTTCCCGCACCGCGTACTGCGGCAGGCGCGCTACAAGCAGCCGAAGTCCTATATGGAGCAGGTGGCGAATGGCACGCCGGTGCAGGACGAGCACGAGATCGCCCGCGCCGACATGGGCTTCGAATTCATGCTGAACGCGCTGCGCCTGCAGGAAGGCTTCGCGCCCAACCTGTTCACCGAGCGCACCGGGCTCGCGCTGAACACGATCGAAAAGCAGTTGAACGCGGCCGAGGCGAAGGGCCTGATCTACCGCGACCACACGGTGATCCGGCCGACGGAACTTGGGCACCGCTTCCTCAACGATTTGCAGCAGATCTTCCTCGCCTGA